The DNA region cttgccataaatgatgttttctcttgatctgtttTTTCCAATTGAATTTGATtataccccgagaaggcgtccatgaagctcaacaattcatgtcttgcggtggagtctaccAAGGCGTCAATGCGCgggagcgggtaactgtctttagggcatgctctattcagatccgtgaagtcaacacacattctccacttcccatttgactttttgaccattaccacatttgccagccaatcagggtagtacacctctcgtatgaagtttgcttctcgtagcttctgcacCTCCTCTGTTACGGCTCGATCCCGTTCGGGGGCAAACAGGCGCTTCTTTTGTCAAACTGGAGAGAAAGAAGGTGACACGttcaatttatgaactatgactgttggatctattcccggcatgtcgtcatggctccatgcaaacacgtcttggttctctttgaggaataacaggagcgcatgtcgaaccgtttggtcgACTGAGGTTCCGATCCTGGTGGTCCGGTCGGGCCTCGAATCATCCAGTCGTACCTCCTCCAATTCCTCCATGGGCTCTGCTACtgttctctgttcctcgatgttcattgcctgtacatggtcatccatctccatcatggcaacGTAACATTCCCGCGCAGCCACTTGATTTCCGCAcagttctccaactccgtattcggtgggaaacttgattatcagatggtaggtagaggtgacgaccttccatgcattgagagtgggttGTCTGAGTAGCATTATATGCTGAGGAGCAATTAACCACgagaaaggaaacatccttgattatttgctgcgggtagtctcctactgtcaccgccaacgtgacggatcctaaaggatagacccgggttcctccaaagccaacgaggggcatgcatgccgggatcaggcgctctttagcaatccccatctgctggaacgcggggtagtaaaggaaatctgctgagctcccgttgtccaccaaaactTGGTGGATGTTGAAGTCCCCTGCCTGTATGGTAACcacgagcgcgtcgtcatgggggtggtgaaggcgccgggcctcCTCTTCCGAAAACTCGATGCTGGAGCTGTTTCGTCGTGTTCCTTCTAGTGAGGAGCCCGTCGGCTGGACACTTTGTATCgtccgtaaataggtctttctTGGCCTTTTTAGACGACCTTGCTGAAGTAAtgccccctattatcatccgtatgtctgctaccggtggtctgggacgttcgttttcccgttggggattttgttcatggttttgatccgttctctccttcctgacgaacctctgcaacctaccctgcctaatgagggcttcaatttgctgtTTCAAGTCATAGCAGTCCGCAGTATCGTGACCATGATCGCTATGAAAGCGATAGTACCTGTCTCTTGGCCTCTTATTAGGATCTCCCTTGAGCTTGCCAGGGAACGTCAAAGTTCCTTCATCCTTAATCTGCATCAACACCTGGTCAATTGGGGCGGTGAGGGGGGTGAAGTTTGTAAACCTTCCTATAGGCGGCTTGGGTCACCGATCCTCCCGTCGTTCTACGGTTCTTGCCCTTTTGTGCCCCTTGTCTGGTTGCATATCTTCCGACCTTTCCCTCTTTTTGGGCTTGTCTTCTCTAGAGAGCAAGGCGTCCTCGGTGTTCATATACTTTGTCGCCTTGTAATACACGTCGGACATAgtttttgggtcattcttgtataaagagaacaggaacttaccctttcgtagcccgttcgtgaatgctgccacgagtatcttgtcatcgGCCTCGTCTATCTGGAGGGATTCTCTGTTGAATTGGTCGAGGTATGATCTCAAGGTCTCGCCTTCTCGCTGCCTGATGTTCAACAAACATGCAGTGGAtttcttatgccggtgactcccAATGAAGTGGGATACAAACTGTgcgcctagttccttaaaagtgctgatggagTTAGGCGCTAGCCTGCTGTACCAGTCCCTTGCAGGTCCTTTCAacgtggtgaggaaagccctgcacatgacttCGTCTGGCACGCCCTAAAGATGCatcagggtcttgaaagattccaagtgatccaaagggtccttggatccgtcatagttctCGATGTTTGGCATGTGAAattttggaggaagggggcacGAAGTCACGGGCGTTGTGAATGGCGAATCTGTTctgtggactaggtcgtccaagtCGCTAGATATTCGTCCCCTCAAGGCACTCATCATTacgtccatacgttccctcatctgcTGCATCTCAGCTGCGATGTAAGGTGGTAGGGAGTCCGAGACGGACggcgggtttgtctccggcTGCTTCGGTCTAGTCGGTGCAGTGCTACCTTCAGGCCCGACAGCATTCCTCCCCTCCGGGCTCGCgacttcctggtcttcctctggtgcacttTGATGTGCATTCCTTTGTCGTAATTGCTtttctaaatcatgattctgcttagtgaggcgctcaacagCCGCagcaagcgtttggacttgcctttctagcgctgtagcatgcGGTTCTTCACCTTGGTTGTTGATTGTCGCCATCGATttggtgagtaccatgcaactttttgtcttaggaatagagcaaaggctaaataGTCCTCCCTACGCCCTCgattcccacagatggcgccaactgatgatgccgaaaaaatcatcaataagttgcaagcactctccaactcgagtcaacacctgcaaaaagaaaacaaagagaccttaACAGaaagcaccggtgtggtgccggccaaaaaccctccaaaggtCAAGTTAGTATTTCTtcgcaaccctagagtgccagagttgagtcaattgtgcgtaccttgatatctagggtttctggagtatttatattgggtcgaattgcctttccttttaggatacaacttccttcttgagttcttttccatataggagtcttctcaaacgtgtgatGCAAGTAGTTCAAATGTACACGCTTGCGTGGAGATAAAACAAAAGTCGACTTAAACATATCAAGTGACATACGACCTAGAATCCGTAACTAATTCATGTATGACGGATATTCAGTAACTTCAACCGTCCTATTATCGTCACCaacggtgtcgatccgtctaCTTACTCTCCATCCCTTCAAGTTCGATGGAGATATCCATCTCCTACTTTTATCCCTTTCAATATAGTCTGAAAAATACtacttgtcattttttttttaatggtgctTGCCCATCAATGTGCCACCTACTTCCGCAAGTAAGGATGATAATAAGTAACATTCAAAAAAGTTATGTGTATTGAGAGAAGAAATTATTGAACCTTGCATGATATGGTCCAACTTATTGGAGATATTGATAGAAGGGTAATGGGTTTGTTCGTTGAAGGGGTTGTAGTAATTTGGTGTGTCatgtttctattattttttcaatgtaAACAAATGTGTCatgcatatgtttttttttttttttccttcaatttttttagtaagGACTGATATGGTTATGTAAGAGTAAGACTTAATTTATCCCGTGATATGATTTGTAGACTAAATTTAATATATGTTACTTTGAGAGACCAAATTTTTTAGGGTGATCTCTCAAAAAGAGTATACGTGGTatctttttgggtttaattaATGTGGAGCCACtacctattttttatattacaaaatataaaaaaaattataaaatacaaaaGTGTATGGCTGAATTGCCTCAAAAGCCATAAGTTGTAACAAACAAAGATATAGCAGAGTTTCTCTTTGCCTAAGGAGTTAGTGGCGTCAAACTTCTTTGGCATTGTAGAATTGTTTGTCCCTTCAGTAGAGGTGTGGATAGTATCCTTGGGGTAGTAAGACTATCCCCAGGCTTGTTGGGTTCTCTTTCAAGGGATTGGGAAACAATTTGGAGTGTTAGTGACTATGGACTATTTGGCAAACTCTTGGAATCGCCTTACTCTTTCCGATAGGGAAGGGCCAGGGTGCAATCTCACACATGATGATAGTGTTATGGATTTTTCCATTGCTGCAAAATTTCTGACAAGAAGAGCTCTAAATGTGGAGGTAATAGCAAAAACTTTCACACCATTGTGGAGAGCTAGAAATGGGTTCAAGATCCAAAAGTTTGACGACCATAAAATTTTATTCACTTTTGATAACAAGGAGGATGTGGACAGAATTCTTAACAGTGAACCATGGAGTTTCGACAAACACCTAGTAATTATGGAGCGATATGAAGGTGATAGACCTTTGAATGAGATCAGATTTGAGAAGACAACCATTTGGGTGCAAGTGCATGGGCTCCCAATCAAATACATGAGTATGGACGCGGGGATTAAAATCTGTGAGGTAGTAGGTGAGGTGGTGCGGCCAACGAAACTAGATTGTTTGATGGGGGTAATTTCATTCGTCTTCAAGTGTCCATTGATACATCTCTACCATTATGTTGTGGTCGCATGATATCATTGCATGATGGAAAACAAATTTGGGTCTCTTTCAAATATGAGAGATTGCCCAATATCTGTTACTGGTGTGGGAGGTTAACCCACGATGATAGGGATTGCGATCTCTGGATTGAGAGCGAAGGGACTTTGAACATTGATCAGAGGGAGTTCGGCCCACAGCTGAGAGCACCACCGTTTACCCCTTCAAAGAGGAATGTTCTTAAGGTTGCGGGGTATTATGctgaaaagaagaaaaccagCCCTATCACCGAGGTTGACCAAAACTCAAGCAAGCCACCGCAGCAAGGAAGAGAAACAGGGCCGAAGCAGACAAGTAACGGTGATGGACGTTACGGGGGGCACATAAATTCACCATTTATGCACAACGGTCTGGCTGGAGTGAATAGCTCAACTGAAATGGAAATTCCTCAATCATATCCAGCTAATCCCGTTATGGTAGCAGAATTTAAGAGTCCTAAGGATGCTCAAACGGTACCAGAAAATATTGAAGAAGGTATTGATGAAAGGTTACGAAAGGAAAAGATTTATGACTCAGCTGTTGACTTACTCAGGGACTCTAACTCACGTGCTCAATTAAAACACACTAAGTAGCAACTTATCAACTCACGTGCTGATCAGGCTTCACCTAGGGCATCACCGATTCATGAGGAAGTAGCACGCAGCCCTCGAACCAGGACACGCAAAAACAGATTGCATAGCTCAGTTGTATCAAGTGCAAGGCAGAATTTTTCTGGTAAAAAAAGAGTAGCAGATGAAACAGAGCATCAACTTGAGGTGCCTTCTAAACGCATCCAGTTTCTCCATAATGATgagcaaacaatttttttattagcgGAGGTTGATAGTCAGCCCTGCCAACAGCAATGAGTTGCTTAGCATGGAACTgtcgtgggcttgggaacctaCGTACAGGAAGAGAGCTCGTGGAATTAGTACGGGCAAAAGATCTCTCTGTAGTGTTTTTAGCCGAAACTCTTACAGATGAAGCAAGGCTAGAGTTCATTCAGAATAGTATTAATTTTGATCATCATTGGGTGGTGCCTAAAGTGGGGCGCAGTGGTGGTTTGGTTCTTTATTGGAGGTCTACGATCAATTTGACTATAGAAGGAtcagaaaaaaattttattgatgctGTTATTGATAAAGGTTTGGAAAGTGAATGGCGGTTAACCGGTTTTTATGGTGAGCCAGAAACAGCAAGGCGGTTTGAAGCTTGGGATAAGCTTAGGAGGCTAAATTCAAATCCGGAGAAGCCATGGCTGTGTTGTGgcaattttaatgaaattgttagacaggatgaaaaattgggaggagcAACTTGATCTCATAACCAGATGCAACAATTCAGAGATGTGATTGATGAGTGCGGCTTTATGGATTTGGGTTTTCTAGGTCCAGAATATACATGGAGTAGACACTTCGAAAATGGTAATTCAATATGGAAAAGACTGGATAGATGTTTGGCAACAAACAGTTGGTTTTTGAAGTTTCCAGGAACAAAGGTGTATCATCTTCGTTGTGATTCATTAGATCATAGCCCtctttatattgttttttcaGGTATTGATCCTTCTACCCGGAACAAATTATTTCGATTTGAAGAGATGTGGTTGTCACATTCAGGGTGTGAGGAAGTGGTGCAGGCTGCATGGACTAGTATTGGGGATCTTGGGTTTGCTGATTCTATTCTGGCCAAAGTAGACAAGTGTGGGAAAGATTTAGGGTCGTGgaacaaaaatgtttttggtAGCATGAGAAAGGAATTGGATCGGCTGAAGAAGAATTTAGCTAAGGCTGGAACTGAAGCCATGGCTAGTGGGAACAACCATCAGATTAGGCAATTAAAAAGGGAGATTGAGGTGTTGTTGGAGAGAGAAGTTATTATGTGGGCCCAAAGATCAAGGGTACTATGGGCACGGCAAGGGGATAGAAATACCAAATATTTTCACAGTTGTGCTACAAGGAGATATAGGAAAAATATGATTGAGGGAATTAGGGATGAGGAGGATAGATGGAGGGACCAACTGAATGATATATCCACAATAATGGtaaattatttcaaaaacttatttacCTCAACTGACCATTTTATGCCCCAAGATGTATTATCATGTGTACCTAATATTATTGATGAAGAGATGAATGCCGCTTTAAGTAAGGATTTTGATGAAAAAGAGGTGGAGGAGGCTTTACATCAAATGGCACCACTTAAAGCTCTTGGACCCAATGGAATGTCTCCACTCTTCTACCAGCATTTTTGGGGCAGAGTGAGGAAGGATGTCACTACCTCCATTCTGGCATGGTTGAACTCAGGTACCCTaccttccctccttaaccacAAATTTATTACTCTCATTCCTAAAACAAATAAGCTAGAATATGCTCATCAATTCCGCCCAATTAGTCTCTGCAATGTGCTATACAAAATCTACTCCAAAGTTTTGGCCAACCggttgaaaaaattattaccCTCTATTATAATTGAACACCAATCAGCTTTCACAAAGGATAGACTAATTTTTGACAATATCCTTGTAGCTTTTGAAACCCTTCAtagtttgcaaaattttaagtcaAATACTCATGGTTTTATGGCGATCAAATTAGACATGAGTAAGGCTTATGATCGGGTAGATTGAGGTTTCTTGGAAACATTGATGAGGCAGATGGGTTTCAATGAAAGGTGGATCCAATTGATAATGGGGTGTGTAAAAACTGTTTCGTATTCAGTGTTGGTGAATGGAGAGCCTTGTGGGATGATACAGCCTACCCGTGGAATAAGACAGGGTGACCCACtatcaccttttctttttctgcttTGTACTAAAGGCCTAAATGGGCTAATCAAGAGAGCTGACAATAACGGAGAAATACATGGTTTTTCACTATGTAGGAGAGAGCCCAAACTAACCTATTTgcttttttgcagatgatagtctTCTCTTTTGCAGGGCAACCATAGAAGAATGTAGCAAGGTGTTGGAAATTTTGAATATGTATGAAGAAGCATCGGGGCAAAAAATCAATAGAAGCAAAACGGCATTATTCTTTAGCAAGTGCACCCCAAGAGAaatgaaacatgaaataaagGTGGCTTTCGGTGTTCCGGAAATCATGCAGTATGAAAAGTACTTGGGTCTTCCTTCTTTTGTTAGAAAAAGGAATAAGGCAAGCTTCAACTACATCAAGGAGAA from Castanea sativa cultivar Marrone di Chiusa Pesio chromosome 6, ASM4071231v1 includes:
- the LOC142639567 gene encoding uncharacterized protein LOC142639567, with the protein product MSCLAWNCRGLGNLRTGRELVELVRAKDLSVVFLAETLTDEARLEFIQNSINFDHHWVVPKVGRSGGLVLYWRSTINLTIEGSEKNFIDAVIDKGLESEWRLTGFYGEPETARRFEAWDKLRRLNSNPEKPWLCCGNFNEIVRQDEKLGGAT